Proteins co-encoded in one Streptomyces roseochromogenus subsp. oscitans DS 12.976 genomic window:
- a CDS encoding magnesium and cobalt transport protein CorA produces the protein MSMIRDLRAAVRPSRVSPRKNASTSSYDTTRDPGTPSAVVDCAVYRDGTRVKSAGPLSPHEAMRLVRRDGGFVWIGLHEPTEAEFAGIASEFGLHPLAVEDAVQAHQRPKLERYDDSLFTVFKTIHYCDHDRLTPNSEVVETGEVMCFTGRDFLITVRHGGQGSLRALRHRLQDDPELLAKGSSAVLHAIADHVVDGYIAVADAVQDDIDEVETEVFSPGRKGGVSRGVDSARIYQLKREVLEFKRAVSPLLRPMQLLSERPMRLIDPDIQKYFRDVADHLARVQEQVLGFDELLNSILQANLAQASVAQNEDMRKITAWAAIIAVPTMVTGVYGMNFDHMPELHWKYGYPLVLSLTIAMCVGIHRVLKRNGWL, from the coding sequence ATGTCGATGATCCGCGACCTGCGCGCCGCGGTCCGTCCGTCCCGTGTCTCGCCGCGCAAGAACGCGAGCACGTCGTCGTACGACACCACGCGCGATCCCGGCACGCCGTCGGCCGTCGTGGACTGCGCCGTCTACCGCGACGGCACCCGTGTCAAGAGCGCGGGGCCGCTCAGCCCGCACGAGGCGATGCGGCTGGTACGCCGTGACGGCGGCTTCGTCTGGATCGGGCTGCACGAGCCGACCGAGGCCGAATTCGCCGGTATCGCCAGCGAGTTCGGGCTGCACCCGCTGGCCGTCGAGGACGCGGTGCAGGCCCACCAGCGGCCCAAGCTGGAGCGGTACGACGACTCGCTCTTCACCGTCTTCAAGACCATCCACTACTGCGACCACGACCGGCTCACCCCGAACAGCGAGGTCGTCGAGACCGGCGAGGTGATGTGCTTCACCGGCCGGGACTTCCTCATCACCGTCCGGCACGGCGGCCAGGGCTCGCTCAGGGCGCTGCGGCACCGGCTGCAGGACGACCCCGAGCTGCTCGCCAAGGGCTCCTCGGCAGTGCTGCACGCCATCGCCGACCATGTCGTGGACGGCTACATCGCGGTCGCCGACGCGGTGCAGGACGACATCGACGAGGTGGAGACCGAGGTCTTCTCGCCGGGCCGCAAGGGCGGGGTGTCGCGTGGTGTGGACTCGGCGCGGATCTACCAACTCAAGCGTGAGGTGCTGGAGTTCAAGCGCGCGGTCTCGCCGCTGCTGCGCCCCATGCAGCTGCTGAGCGAGCGGCCGATGCGGCTGATCGACCCGGACATCCAGAAGTACTTCCGGGACGTCGCCGACCACCTCGCCCGGGTCCAGGAGCAGGTGCTGGGCTTCGACGAACTCCTCAACTCCATCCTCCAGGCCAACCTCGCGCAGGCGTCCGTCGCGCAGAACGAGGACATGCGCAAGATCACCGCCTGGGCCGCGATCATCGCCGTACCGACGATGGTGACCGGTGTGTACGGCATGAACTTCGACCACATGCCAGAGCTGCACTGGAAGTACGGCTACCCGCTCGTCCTGAGCCTCACCATCGCCATGTGCGTCGGCATCCACCGGGTGCTGAAGCGCAACGGCTGGCTCTGA
- a CDS encoding sec-independent translocase, whose translation MFNDIGPLELVTIVVIAVLVFGPDKLPKVIQDVTRTIRKIREFSESAKQDIRSELGPEFKDFEFEDLNPKTFIRKQLDNDDLGLKEIRNGFDLKKEMAEVTDAVNGRESEASASVASSGSPSSGSASSGRVDMTKKPEELGKDEWPPFDADAT comes from the coding sequence GTGTTCAATGACATAGGACCACTGGAGCTGGTGACGATCGTTGTGATCGCCGTGCTCGTCTTCGGTCCGGACAAGCTCCCGAAGGTCATCCAGGACGTGACGCGCACGATCCGGAAGATCCGCGAGTTCTCGGAGAGCGCCAAGCAGGACATCCGTAGCGAACTGGGCCCGGAATTCAAGGACTTCGAGTTCGAGGACCTCAACCCCAAGACGTTCATCCGCAAGCAGCTGGACAACGACGACCTGGGGCTGAAGGAGATCCGCAACGGATTCGACCTGAAGAAGGAGATGGCCGAGGTCACCGACGCCGTCAACGGCCGGGAGAGCGAGGCGTCCGCGTCCGTTGCGTCTTCGGGTTCTCCGTCCTCGGGCTCCGCCTCCTCGGGGCGAGTGGACATGACCAAGAAGCCCGAGGAGCTGGGCAAGGACGAGTGGCCGCCGTTCGACGCCGACGCCACCTGA
- a CDS encoding S1C family serine protease, with protein MDSAPMDSDPADFELARPVPAAEPVRTPEAETAGPERAEAESDGDFELAKPVSELTGEAEATESAAPNASSEPGETAWAAPTERPKPLHDPDPYGTPPYGEPGPWAPAPPVQHPAATPAQGTPAPTAPSAPGPVASAPGVPAPAPGAPAPVPGPHTLTPGAPAPGTPMAAPGTPGTPGTPMAAPGVPTSGGPAPSGPVPGAPVVGGAALGGPVAGPPVPGTPAPLGAPSSHEAAGDSARRYDPWAAGSPVEQVGALQQSGGGRPADVRGGRWAQRSVVVWSLVIALVSAGIGGVVGAYVERERLGGDVRLPQAGRVPAGRAPDSVAGIAARALPSVVTLHVTGTDQEDTGTGFVLDAQGRILTNNHVVAPAGSDGAITVTFSSGDTVKATVVGHDSGYDLAVVQVNGVHGLTPLPLGNSDDVRVGDPVVAIGAPFDLANTVTSGIISAKERPITSGGDKGDGSDVSYVDALQTDAPINPGNSGGPLLDSRAQVIGINSAIRSADSGSDSDSSQAGSIGLGFAIPVNQAKRVAEELINDGHATHPVIGVTLDMSYTGDGARIDSKSANGGPAVARGGPAEQAGLKAGDVITEVDGQPVHTAEELIVKIRAHRPGDSLRLAVRRGGTDQQVTLRLGAAEQN; from the coding sequence ATGGATTCCGCACCGATGGATTCCGATCCGGCGGACTTCGAGTTGGCGCGTCCGGTACCCGCGGCTGAGCCCGTACGGACGCCCGAGGCGGAGACGGCTGGGCCGGAGCGCGCTGAGGCGGAGAGCGACGGGGACTTCGAGCTGGCCAAGCCGGTGTCGGAGCTCACGGGTGAGGCCGAGGCAACCGAGAGCGCAGCGCCCAACGCGTCGTCCGAGCCCGGAGAAACCGCCTGGGCGGCTCCCACCGAGCGGCCGAAGCCCTTGCATGACCCCGATCCCTACGGCACTCCGCCGTACGGCGAGCCGGGCCCCTGGGCCCCCGCACCGCCCGTACAGCACCCGGCGGCCACCCCGGCCCAGGGCACGCCCGCCCCGACGGCTCCGTCGGCGCCGGGGCCTGTGGCCTCGGCACCCGGGGTTCCCGCTCCCGCACCGGGAGCTCCCGCGCCGGTACCCGGGCCGCACACCCTCACCCCCGGCGCACCCGCGCCCGGCACCCCCATGGCAGCCCCCGGTACGCCCGGTACGCCCGGCACCCCGATGGCAGCCCCCGGGGTCCCCACCTCTGGCGGTCCCGCCCCCAGCGGTCCCGTCCCCGGTGCTCCGGTAGTCGGCGGAGCAGCGCTCGGCGGTCCCGTCGCCGGTCCTCCCGTCCCAGGCACTCCCGCCCCCCTGGGCGCGCCGTCGTCGCACGAGGCGGCAGGGGATTCGGCGCGGCGTTATGACCCCTGGGCCGCGGGTTCGCCCGTGGAGCAGGTCGGGGCGTTGCAGCAGAGCGGGGGTGGGCGGCCGGCGGATGTGCGGGGTGGTCGGTGGGCGCAGCGGTCCGTGGTGGTGTGGAGTCTTGTGATCGCCCTCGTTTCCGCGGGTATCGGCGGGGTCGTCGGGGCCTATGTCGAGCGGGAGCGGCTGGGCGGCGATGTCCGGCTGCCGCAGGCCGGGCGTGTGCCTGCCGGGCGGGCGCCGGACAGTGTGGCCGGGATAGCCGCCCGGGCGCTGCCCAGTGTCGTCACCCTGCATGTCACCGGGACCGATCAGGAGGACACCGGCACGGGCTTCGTGCTCGACGCCCAGGGGCGCATCCTCACGAACAACCACGTCGTCGCGCCCGCCGGATCGGACGGCGCGATAACGGTGACCTTCAGCAGCGGTGACACCGTCAAGGCCACAGTGGTGGGTCACGACAGTGGTTACGACCTCGCGGTCGTCCAGGTCAACGGCGTGCACGGGCTCACCCCGCTGCCTCTCGGCAACTCCGACGACGTCCGGGTCGGTGACCCCGTCGTCGCCATCGGCGCCCCCTTCGACCTCGCCAACACCGTCACCTCCGGCATCATCAGCGCCAAGGAGCGGCCCATCACGTCCGGCGGGGACAAGGGCGACGGGAGCGACGTCAGCTATGTCGACGCGTTGCAGACCGACGCGCCCATCAACCCCGGCAACTCCGGCGGTCCGCTGCTCGACTCCCGGGCCCAGGTGATCGGCATCAACTCCGCCATCCGGTCCGCCGACAGCGGTTCCGACTCGGACAGCAGCCAGGCCGGTTCCATCGGTCTCGGCTTCGCCATCCCTGTGAACCAGGCCAAGCGCGTCGCCGAGGAACTGATCAACGACGGTCACGCGACCCACCCCGTGATCGGTGTCACCCTCGACATGTCGTACACCGGTGACGGCGCCCGTATCGACAGCAAGAGCGCGAACGGCGGGCCCGCCGTGGCCCGGGGCGGCCCCGCTGAGCAGGCCGGACTCAAGGCGGGCGATGTCATCACCGAGGTCGACGGGCAGCCCGTGCACACGGCCGAGGAACTGATCGTCAAGATCCGCGCCCACCGGCCCGGCGACTCACTGCGGCTGGCCGTCCGGCGCGGCGGCACCGACCAGCAGGTCACGCTCCGGCTGGGCGCGGCGGAGCAGAACTGA
- a CDS encoding magnesium transporter MgtE N-terminal domain-containing protein, protein MAAGAPRIFVSHLAGVPAFDPNGEQVGRVRDLVVMLRVGRRPPRVLGLVVELTTRRRIFLPMTRITGVESGQVITTGVMNVRRFEQRPTERLVFGELLDRRVKLVETGEEVTVLDVSVQQLPARRDWEVDRVFVRKGKKATAFRRAKGETLTADWSAVTGFSLEEHGQGAESLLATFEQLRPADLANVLHHLSAKRRAEVAAALDDDRLADVLEELPEDDQIEILGKLKEERAADVLEAMDPDDAADLLSELPEDDKERLLSLMQPADAADMRRLMSYEEHTAGGLMTTEPIVLRPDATVADALARVRNPDLSPALAAQVYVCRPPDETPTGKYLGTVHFQRLLRDPPYTLVSSLVDEDLQTLAPDAALPVIAGFFATYDMVAAPVVDEAGSLLGAVTVDDVLDHMLPEDWRETEFHLDEGEGAATHGS, encoded by the coding sequence ATGGCAGCCGGCGCCCCCCGGATCTTCGTCTCGCACCTCGCCGGGGTCCCCGCCTTCGACCCGAACGGCGAACAGGTGGGCCGTGTGCGCGATCTGGTCGTGATGCTGCGCGTGGGCCGCAGACCCCCGCGGGTGCTCGGACTGGTCGTCGAACTGACCACCCGGCGCCGTATCTTCCTGCCCATGACCCGGATCACCGGTGTCGAGTCCGGGCAGGTCATCACCACCGGCGTGATGAACGTCCGGCGTTTCGAGCAGCGGCCCACCGAGCGGCTGGTCTTCGGGGAGCTGCTGGACCGGCGCGTGAAGCTGGTGGAGACCGGCGAGGAGGTCACCGTCCTCGACGTGTCCGTGCAGCAGCTGCCCGCCCGCCGGGACTGGGAGGTCGACCGCGTCTTCGTCCGCAAAGGGAAGAAGGCGACGGCCTTCCGGCGGGCCAAGGGTGAGACGCTGACCGCCGACTGGTCCGCCGTCACCGGGTTCTCCCTGGAGGAACACGGGCAGGGCGCCGAGAGCCTGCTCGCCACCTTCGAGCAGTTGCGCCCCGCCGACCTCGCCAACGTCCTGCACCACCTCTCCGCCAAGCGGCGCGCCGAGGTCGCCGCGGCCCTCGACGACGACCGCCTGGCCGACGTACTCGAAGAGCTGCCGGAGGACGATCAGATCGAGATCCTCGGCAAGCTGAAGGAGGAGCGCGCGGCGGACGTCCTGGAGGCCATGGACCCCGACGACGCAGCCGACCTGCTGTCCGAGCTGCCCGAGGACGACAAGGAGCGGCTGCTGAGCCTGATGCAGCCGGCCGACGCGGCCGACATGCGCCGCCTGATGTCGTACGAGGAGCACACGGCCGGCGGTCTGATGACCACCGAGCCGATCGTGCTGCGCCCGGACGCCACCGTCGCCGACGCGCTCGCGAGGGTCCGCAACCCCGACCTCTCCCCCGCGCTCGCCGCCCAGGTCTACGTCTGCCGCCCGCCCGACGAGACCCCGACCGGCAAGTACCTGGGCACGGTCCACTTCCAGCGGCTGCTGCGCGATCCCCCGTACACCCTGGTCAGCTCCCTCGTGGACGAGGATCTGCAAACCCTGGCCCCGGACGCCGCCCTCCCCGTCATCGCCGGGTTCTTCGCCACGTACGACATGGTGGCCGCGCCCGTGGTGGACGAGGCCGGGTCGCTGCTGGGCGCAGTGACCGTGGATGACGTACTGGACCACATGCTGCCGGAGGACTGGCGGGAGACCGAGTTCCATCTGGACGAGGGAGAAGGGGCGGCCACGCATGGTTCCTGA
- a CDS encoding Mrp/NBP35 family ATP-binding protein: protein MATEDAVREALATVNDPEINRPITELGMVKSVEIGEDGAVAVTVYLTVSGCPMRGTITQRVTEAVSRVEGVTRVDVTLDVMSDEQRKELAAALRGGQAEREVPFAKPGNLTRVYAVASGKGGVGKSSVTVNLAAAMAADGLKVGVVDADIYGHSVPRMLAVDGRPTQVENMIMPPQANGVKVISIGMFTPGNAPVVWRGPMLHRALQQFLADVWWGDLDVLLLDLPPGTGDIAISVAQLVPNAEILVVTTPQQAAAEVAERAGSIAVQTHQKIVGVVENMSGLPCPHCGEMVDVFGTGGGQMVADGLTRTTGTTVPVLGNIPIDVRLREGGDEGKPVVLTDPDSPAGSALRAIAGKLGGRQRGLSGLSLGLTPKNKF from the coding sequence ATGGCTACGGAAGACGCGGTGCGCGAGGCACTGGCGACGGTGAACGACCCCGAGATCAACCGACCCATCACCGAACTGGGGATGGTCAAATCGGTGGAGATCGGGGAGGACGGCGCGGTCGCGGTCACCGTGTACCTGACGGTCTCCGGCTGCCCCATGCGCGGCACCATCACCCAGCGCGTCACCGAGGCGGTCTCCCGGGTCGAGGGCGTCACCCGCGTCGACGTCACGCTGGACGTGATGAGCGACGAACAGCGCAAGGAGCTGGCGGCCGCCCTGCGCGGCGGCCAGGCCGAGCGCGAGGTCCCCTTCGCCAAGCCCGGCAACCTCACCCGGGTCTACGCGGTCGCCTCCGGCAAGGGCGGCGTCGGCAAGTCCTCGGTGACGGTGAACCTGGCGGCCGCCATGGCCGCCGACGGCCTCAAGGTGGGCGTCGTCGACGCCGACATCTATGGCCACAGCGTGCCGCGCATGCTGGCCGTGGACGGCCGCCCGACCCAGGTCGAGAACATGATCATGCCGCCGCAGGCGAACGGCGTGAAGGTCATCTCGATCGGCATGTTCACCCCGGGCAACGCCCCGGTCGTCTGGCGCGGCCCGATGCTCCACCGCGCCCTCCAGCAGTTCCTCGCGGACGTGTGGTGGGGCGACCTGGACGTCCTGCTGCTGGACCTCCCGCCCGGCACCGGCGACATCGCGATCTCCGTGGCCCAGCTGGTCCCGAACGCCGAGATCCTGGTCGTGACCACGCCGCAGCAGGCGGCGGCCGAGGTCGCCGAGCGCGCCGGTTCCATCGCCGTCCAGACCCACCAGAAGATCGTCGGCGTGGTCGAGAACATGTCCGGCCTGCCCTGCCCGCACTGCGGCGAGATGGTCGACGTCTTCGGCACGGGCGGCGGCCAGATGGTCGCCGACGGCCTCACCCGCACCACGGGTACGACGGTCCCGGTCCTCGGCAACATCCCGATCGACGTCCGCCTCCGCGAGGGCGGCGACGAGGGCAAGCCGGTCGTCCTGACCGACCCCGACTCCCCGGCGGGCAGCGCGCTCAGGGCTATCGCCGGGAAGCTGGGGGGACGGCAGAGGGGGCTCTCGGGCCTTTCTCTGGGGCTCACCCCGAAGAACAAGTTCTGA
- a CDS encoding DUF1003 domain-containing protein, producing the protein MVPERESTRERTPAGATAATRPRTPRLDQPRPPRHRFLPEWDPEAFGRLSERIARFLGTGRFIVWMTVVIIVWVVWNIAAPQHLRFDTYPFIFLTLVLSLQASYAAPLILLAQNRQDDRDRVNLEQDRKQNERSIADTEYLTREIASLRMGLGEVATRDWIRSELQDLVKELEDRRRHDGHVVFPTERSERSPRRDTDDR; encoded by the coding sequence ATGGTTCCTGAGCGCGAGAGCACCCGCGAGCGCACTCCGGCGGGCGCCACGGCGGCCACCCGGCCCCGTACGCCCCGCCTGGACCAGCCGCGCCCGCCGCGCCACCGGTTCCTGCCCGAGTGGGACCCGGAGGCCTTCGGCCGGCTGTCGGAACGGATCGCCCGCTTCCTGGGCACGGGCCGCTTCATCGTCTGGATGACGGTCGTCATCATCGTGTGGGTGGTGTGGAACATCGCCGCGCCCCAGCACCTGCGCTTCGACACATACCCGTTCATCTTCCTGACCCTGGTGCTGTCCCTGCAGGCCTCCTACGCGGCCCCGCTGATCCTGCTCGCGCAGAACCGGCAGGACGACCGCGACCGGGTCAACCTGGAGCAGGACCGCAAGCAGAACGAGCGGTCCATCGCCGACACCGAGTACCTGACCCGGGAGATCGCCTCGCTGCGCATGGGCCTCGGCGAGGTCGCGACCCGGGACTGGATCCGCTCGGAGCTGCAGGACCTGGTCAAGGAGCTGGAGGACCGACGGCGTCACGACGGGCATGTCGTATTCCCGACAGAACGGTCCGAAAGGTCTCCTCGACGTGACACAGACGACCGCTGA